One genomic segment of Misgurnus anguillicaudatus chromosome 23, ASM2758022v2, whole genome shotgun sequence includes these proteins:
- the LOC129454184 gene encoding uncharacterized protein, whose product MFTHFKLERNKNIIQLLIYLLAFYENAETLTDQPTDLGQHVTIKCDLDEDEVYWILLNLPNPPMTILRSFSTSETPFYYNETFTHKYSLQSKHLLIKNVHVEELGVYYCMSTGIFPKFCNGIRLHVIEPTQQTQFTKCQNHSVIHYIQQNYTVMNSIEQNRTHWKIIILISGVLSAVLVFVAIGSVCHYTQEHFKHQDRDLHQTTFTSVEQIKNSIMYTEVVFSSMGED is encoded by the exons atgtttacacattttaaactgGAGAGAAACAAAAATATCATTCAGCTTCTAATCT ATCTACTCGCCTTTTATGAAAATGCAGAGACTTTAACAGATCAACCAACAGATTTGGGACAGCATGTGACTATCAAATGTGATCTGGATGAAGATGAGGTTTATTGGATATTACTGAATCTACCAAATCCTCCAATGACGATTTTGCGCTCATTTTCAACTTCTGAAACACCTTTCTACTACAATGAGACATTCACACACAAATATTCATTGCAATCTAAACACCTGCTTATAAAAAATGTTCATGTAGAGGAATTAGGAGTTTATTACTGTATGAGCACaggaatatttccaaaattttGCAACGGCATCAGACTACACGTTATTG AACCAACTCAGCAAACTCAGTTCACTAAGTGTCAGAATCacagtgtaatacattatattcAGCAAAATTACACAGTGATGAATAGTATTGAACAGAATCGGACACATTGGAagattattattcttatatctggTGTGTTGAGTGCTGTCCTGGTCTTTGTGGCCATTG GCAGTGTATGTCACTACACTCAAGAACATTTTAAACATCAAGATCGGGATTTACATCAAACTACATTTACATCTGTAGAACAGATAAAGAACAGTATAATG TATACTGAGGTGGTTTTCTCCTCAATGGGTGAAGATTGA
- the LOC141359503 gene encoding polymeric immunoglobulin receptor-like: MIIKGLAFPLKSRIEGVVGESVVLLCCYNGIKGNSVHWRDDKGMKVCDINNGTAIVGPEYQGRVECFPNEYKNGNCSIKLKYLQSSDAGEYSCLITGSSQHFETYKLSIREKPEESEPTEPKLTSLAAEFHDVPNVIWTVFFCVLLLFYMWEMNECVLLFG; the protein is encoded by the exons ATGATTATCAAAG GTTTAGCATTTCCTCTGAAGTCAAGAATTGAGGGTGTTGTTGGAGAATCTGTGGTCTTGCTGTGTTGTTACAATGGCATTAAAGGCAACTCTGTGCACTGGAGAGATGACAAAGGCATGAAAGTGTGTGACATCAATAATGGCACAGCAATAGTTGGTCCAGAATACCAGGGAAGAGTTGAATGTTTCCCTAATGAGTATAAGAACGGAAACTGCTCCATCAAACTCAAATACCTTCAAAGCTCTGATGCTGGAGAATACAGCTGTCTCATCACAGGCAGCTCACAACATTTTGAAACCTACAAGCTTTCTATTAGAG AGAAGCCAGAAGAAAGTGAACCAACGGAACCAAAATTGACCTCATTGGCTGCTGAGTTTCATGATGTTCCAAATGTAATTTGGACAGTGTTTTTCTGTGTTCTACTTTTGTTTTATATGTGGGAGATGAACGAATGTGTTCTGCTTTTTggttga